A stretch of Propionispora hippei DSM 15287 DNA encodes these proteins:
- a CDS encoding demethoxyubiquinone hydroxylase family protein, translating into MPNFANPFQGNVNRKLTKEELIQAIRLDIAGELEAIYIYDAHVQATDDPVAKEVIGDIRDEEKAHVGELMALLRYLDPEEAEHFASGEAEVKEMLEDLGIGGSEKVEKITTAHTTVGSLIQK; encoded by the coding sequence ATGCCAAATTTTGCAAACCCCTTTCAGGGAAACGTAAACCGGAAATTGACTAAAGAAGAGTTGATTCAAGCCATTCGACTGGATATCGCCGGTGAATTGGAAGCAATCTACATCTATGACGCTCATGTGCAGGCAACAGACGATCCTGTGGCCAAAGAGGTCATTGGCGATATCCGTGACGAGGAAAAAGCTCACGTCGGAGAATTGATGGCGTTACTCCGTTATCTGGACCCGGAAGAAGCTGAACATTTTGCTTCCGGCGAAGCGGAAGTAAAGGAAATGCTGGAAGATCTGGGTATCGGCGGTTCCGAAAAAGTAGAAAAAATAACAACTGCCCACACGACTGTCGGCAGTCTGATTCAAAAATAG
- a CDS encoding GNAT family N-acetyltransferase encodes MMSPQLALEVKPLTIEHVPEILALQDLIIETLSDKKSYYREENDYFFKALQGGDYSLGLFDRGNLVGYNIVSLPDDIQNLGYEVGLYESALSKVAHWGPAAIHPSLQGNGLLKKILVKQLKELKVSGYEHIFLTIAPCNYSSLAAVLQQGFLIKRIKLKFGNLLRYILHLDMSRTLKKPICQVRVTGEDLESQKLLLTFGFYGYSVESEKSGTTTLLFGHDGLEETL; translated from the coding sequence ATGATGTCACCTCAGCTTGCTCTTGAAGTGAAGCCGTTGACAATTGAGCATGTACCTGAGATTCTAGCATTACAGGATTTGATTATTGAAACTCTGTCGGATAAAAAAAGTTATTATCGAGAAGAGAATGATTATTTTTTTAAAGCACTGCAGGGAGGCGACTATTCCTTAGGTTTGTTTGATCGGGGAAACTTAGTAGGATATAATATTGTTTCCTTGCCTGATGATATACAGAATCTGGGATATGAAGTTGGACTTTATGAGTCGGCGTTATCAAAGGTAGCGCATTGGGGTCCGGCAGCTATTCATCCTTCTTTGCAGGGAAACGGATTATTAAAGAAAATTCTTGTTAAACAATTAAAAGAATTAAAAGTTAGCGGCTATGAACATATTTTTCTTACTATTGCTCCATGCAATTATTCTTCGTTAGCTGCAGTTTTACAACAAGGGTTTCTTATAAAACGGATTAAATTGAAGTTTGGAAATTTACTTAGATATATATTGCATTTAGATATGAGCCGCACTTTAAAAAAACCTATTTGTCAAGTCAGAGTAACAGGAGAGGATTTGGAATCACAAAAACTTTTGTTAACGTTTGGGTTCTATGGATATTCTGTTGAAAGTGAAAAGTCAGGAACGACAACTCTTTTATTTGGTCATGATGGGCTTGAGGAGACACTATGA
- a CDS encoding SDR family oxidoreductase, giving the protein MYPKYPYYDKVKKCEEQPISFPPQHQDRQPGLEYIMEPPPISENPDYRGSGKLKGKVAIITGGDSGIGRAVAIAFAKEGAAIVIVYLNEQRDANDTARRIEELGGECLLLAGDMREEPFAGYVVEQTMQCFGKLDVLVNNHGVQFPQCSIMDISARQLEDTFRTNIFSFFYMTKAALPYLDSGSSIINTASVTAYEGNRYLIDYSSTKGAIVSFTRSLSLSLVGQGIRVNAVAPGPIWTPLQPASWPAGYIATFGTDTPMKRPGQPFELAPAYVYLASQDSCFVSGQVLHVNGGVITES; this is encoded by the coding sequence ATGTATCCTAAATATCCCTATTATGATAAAGTGAAGAAGTGTGAGGAGCAGCCTATTTCATTTCCACCACAGCATCAGGACCGGCAGCCGGGATTGGAATATATTATGGAGCCGCCGCCTATCTCGGAAAATCCGGATTACCGGGGCAGTGGCAAACTAAAAGGAAAAGTTGCAATTATAACTGGTGGCGACAGCGGTATTGGACGTGCTGTTGCCATTGCTTTTGCTAAAGAAGGGGCAGCGATTGTCATTGTATACTTGAATGAGCAGCGCGACGCCAATGATACGGCCAGGCGGATTGAAGAACTGGGCGGGGAGTGCCTGCTGCTTGCCGGTGATATGCGGGAGGAGCCCTTTGCCGGTTATGTGGTGGAACAGACAATGCAGTGTTTTGGCAAGCTGGATGTTCTTGTCAACAACCACGGGGTCCAGTTCCCTCAGTGCAGCATCATGGATATTTCGGCCAGACAGTTGGAGGACACGTTCCGTACCAATATTTTTTCCTTTTTTTATATGACTAAAGCCGCTTTGCCTTATTTAGACTCCGGCAGTTCCATCATTAATACCGCCTCGGTTACGGCATATGAGGGGAACCGGTATTTAATTGATTATTCGTCGACCAAAGGGGCTATCGTGAGTTTTACACGATCCCTGTCACTTTCCCTGGTAGGGCAGGGAATCCGGGTGAATGCCGTGGCCCCGGGACCGATCTGGACGCCTCTGCAACCGGCAAGCTGGCCGGCTGGTTATATTGCCACGTTTGGCACCGATACCCCGATGAAGCGTCCCGGCCAGCCCTTTGAACTGGCCCCGGCCTATGTCTATCTGGCTTCTCAGGATTCCTGCTTTGTTTCCGGCCAGGTATTGCACGTTAACGGTGGCGTGATTACCGAATCGTAA
- a CDS encoding aspartate/glutamate racemase family protein — protein sequence MKTCGIVGGMGPDATSLFYMKLIRNFQNRESYPPVLLYSVPEPFQAADAWIKENRDGDCLQELILEGIRLLGTRVGFIVIPCNTAHMFMPHIRQVASVPVISMIEETCAYIQLRKRWNKVGILASTATIQSGLYACEFCQRGIEPVMPDQSQQELLASIIMHIVKGQFLSRDRAALRRMVASLLARGAEGVLLACTDLPVLLPDSYANPVLLDAMDVLAEVASAWILEESTGLSMAGYIPVPEHRNHLFQRL from the coding sequence ATGAAAACTTGCGGTATCGTAGGTGGAATGGGGCCGGATGCCACATCGCTATTTTATATGAAATTGATAAGGAATTTCCAAAACAGGGAAAGTTATCCCCCGGTACTGTTGTATAGTGTACCGGAACCGTTTCAGGCTGCCGATGCCTGGATTAAAGAGAACAGGGACGGCGATTGTTTACAAGAGCTGATTTTGGAAGGTATCCGTTTATTGGGCACACGGGTAGGCTTTATTGTAATACCCTGCAATACGGCCCATATGTTTATGCCTCACATCAGGCAGGTGGCGTCTGTTCCGGTGATTAGTATGATTGAAGAAACCTGCGCTTATATTCAGCTTCGTAAACGATGGAATAAGGTTGGCATATTGGCTTCCACGGCGACGATTCAATCCGGCTTATACGCCTGTGAATTTTGCCAACGCGGTATCGAGCCGGTCATGCCGGACCAAAGTCAGCAAGAACTGTTGGCAAGTATTATTATGCACATTGTTAAGGGGCAGTTTCTGTCCAGGGACCGTGCGGCCCTCCGGCGGATGGTTGCGTCATTGCTGGCTAGGGGAGCCGAGGGGGTTTTGCTGGCTTGTACCGATTTGCCGGTGCTGCTGCCGGATAGTTATGCTAATCCGGTGCTGCTGGACGCTATGGATGTATTGGCAGAGGTGGCCAGTGCCTGGATTCTGGAGGAGTCCACCGGATTGTCTATGGCAGGTTATATTCCCGTGCCGGAGCACAGGAATCATTTGTTTCAGCGGCTATAG
- a CDS encoding ferritin-like domain-containing protein → MKRDLTVENIIGETKGTELERMVKQNFTGETSEAGLYLAIARLAQRQGYPEIAEVLKTIAWEEAEHAARFAEFNGMIQEDLFENLRQMLDGETFANQGKKQAAEKAQELGLETARDYFNESAKDEARHARMLEGMLARFAK, encoded by the coding sequence ATGAAAAGAGATTTGACTGTTGAGAATATAATCGGTGAAACAAAAGGAACCGAACTGGAAAGAATGGTAAAACAAAACTTTACCGGTGAAACTTCCGAGGCCGGACTTTATCTGGCTATTGCCCGATTGGCCCAGCGGCAGGGCTATCCGGAAATTGCGGAAGTGTTAAAAACAATTGCTTGGGAAGAAGCGGAGCATGCTGCCCGCTTTGCCGAGTTTAACGGTATGATTCAGGAAGATTTGTTTGAAAATCTCCGTCAAATGCTGGACGGTGAAACCTTCGCCAACCAAGGCAAGAAACAGGCAGCCGAAAAGGCACAGGAACTGGGTCTTGAAACGGCCAGAGATTACTTCAATGAGTCGGCTAAAGACGAAGCCCGCCACGCCCGGATGCTGGAAGGCATGCTAGCCCGTTTTGCCAAATAA
- a CDS encoding MgtC/SapB family protein, whose protein sequence is MEGHLVLRLLLAGIFGAIIGFERKSKRKEAGLRTHFLVAVGSALIMIISKYAFNDVLPEHGIALDPSRIAAQVVSGIGFLGVGTIIIQRHSVRGLTTAAGLWTTSGIGLAVGAGLYLLGLVATILVLLGLEVLTKLLQMFLPKYVQMAVDISDKAIIGQIISTLSERGIEVSLCESKIPLKTHSDIQLILKLNALVPKGYDTNKLLEEVQLMAGVCAVRFI, encoded by the coding sequence ATGGAAGGGCATTTGGTTTTACGGCTGTTATTGGCAGGAATCTTTGGCGCAATAATTGGTTTTGAGCGTAAAAGCAAAAGGAAAGAGGCCGGACTGCGTACTCACTTTTTAGTGGCTGTTGGCAGTGCTTTAATCATGATTATATCAAAATATGCGTTTAATGATGTTCTTCCTGAGCATGGGATCGCACTGGATCCCAGCAGAATTGCTGCGCAAGTGGTCAGTGGAATTGGCTTTTTAGGCGTAGGGACCATTATTATTCAACGCCATTCGGTCAGGGGCCTCACTACGGCTGCGGGATTGTGGACCACCTCCGGTATTGGCCTGGCGGTTGGCGCCGGCTTATATTTGTTAGGCTTGGTAGCTACGATCCTGGTGTTGCTGGGCTTGGAAGTCTTAACGAAGCTCTTGCAGATGTTTTTGCCTAAATATGTTCAGATGGCTGTCGATATCAGCGATAAAGCGATCATTGGTCAAATTATAAGTACCTTGAGTGAGCGGGGGATTGAAGTTTCTCTTTGCGAATCAAAGATTCCGCTTAAGACACATAGCGATATTCAGCTTATTTTAAAATTAAATGCTTTAGTGCCCAAAGGCTATGACACTAATAAATTATTGGAAGAAGTACAGTTGATGGCGGGTGTGTGCGCTGTACGCTTTATATGA
- a CDS encoding PilV family protein — protein sequence MKDQRGFLLIDVLLGCLLLTIALLSSGFAFQHSVKASAYVENYNGALRVARQVAEALRTNDGAQSFIANIPDQVKEGNMLYDVKVSPPDIVAGNESLVAVTINVSWGTDNLTIANYYYLKP from the coding sequence ATGAAGGATCAAAGAGGGTTTTTGCTGATTGATGTTTTGCTGGGTTGTTTACTGCTGACAATAGCATTGCTCTCGAGTGGTTTTGCGTTCCAACATTCGGTTAAAGCCTCGGCCTATGTTGAAAATTATAACGGCGCTTTGCGCGTAGCCCGGCAGGTGGCGGAAGCATTACGCACTAACGATGGCGCACAAAGCTTTATTGCCAATATCCCCGATCAAGTGAAAGAGGGCAATATGCTGTATGATGTCAAGGTGTCGCCCCCGGACATTGTTGCAGGAAACGAAAGTTTAGTGGCCGTTACGATAAACGTGTCCTGGGGGACGGATAATCTGACTATTGCCAATTATTATTATTTAAAGCCATGA
- a CDS encoding PilW family protein, with the protein MKKNEQGMTLVEMLIGMAIAAVVGAGILGVLFTASRIYTTSAERLDAATYSREVSSAIANELRYASKVSIGEARIQYTVAAGTREMWLNTEQHALIANGAVIAAGQVEKLAFTAAADKDKAVITATFTLYGRKENKVTVMTINPTPIE; encoded by the coding sequence ATGAAGAAGAATGAACAAGGGATGACTCTGGTGGAAATGCTGATTGGTATGGCCATTGCGGCAGTCGTTGGTGCCGGAATACTGGGAGTCTTGTTTACCGCAAGCCGCATATACACCACTTCGGCCGAGCGTCTTGATGCGGCCACGTACAGCCGGGAAGTTTCGTCGGCTATTGCCAATGAGCTTCGCTATGCCAGTAAGGTTTCCATTGGGGAAGCAAGGATACAATATACTGTTGCTGCCGGCACCCGGGAAATGTGGCTGAATACCGAGCAACATGCATTAATAGCCAACGGAGCCGTCATAGCCGCCGGGCAGGTTGAAAAACTGGCCTTCACGGCAGCGGCTGATAAGGATAAGGCTGTTATCACGGCAACCTTTACTCTTTATGGGAGAAAGGAAAACAAAGTTACGGTTATGACGATAAATCCGACCCCGATTGAGTAG
- a CDS encoding PAS domain-containing sensor histidine kinase produces MKKKTLRGELLIWTFIAGIVPFIVGSLYIEKTVSKQVREDFGAYAQSVVSKVHTRINEGAIKPAYEAVTLLAVDENTAKLADSIGNQQIDNLNNKNNDIYDGFIKYTNIFSQIKGLAIGTEQGGYFEYPDYFTQLGYDPRTRPWYQAALQKRGKALLTDPYIMHTTGEMVVAVAHTVERQGRTLGVVVTGWNLMEFQREIEELKIGLSGYVMVLNENNKIIVSPRHKEWLMHTPEEVGLPVEILSTENGKIHQVNLEGKKQLICIDTSEESGWRVVAVMEEEELHKKVSAILFPVLLTYFATLVSILGFIFVVTQRYVVGPIRSLQGGAAAIADGDLTARVKNQEHEEFGILATAFNHMAGALQDSFAKIQEQNVMLYKREKEFQTLVENAQDIILRIDRQGRITYINPVFSLYSSHPVEALFGQNFKALGMPELFQNKVEAMLQMDKSGFQEQVLEFGFTAQKGCVYWLQAHIIPEFYDRQQPDTILSVIRNITQQREMEKQIARLDKLSLVGEMAAGLAHEVRNPMTTVRGFLQMLARKHPDSPNIAYYDIMIAELDRTDAIIKEYLSLAKNKAIHRAPANLNDIIRAIAPLMQADATIHNKEVRLQLGEIPDLLLDKQEIHQLLLNMVRNGLEAMPEKGAVCIKTYREEMEVVLSVADQGTGIKKEVLEHLGIPFHTTKDNGIGLGLAVCYSIAARHHARIHVESTSQGTSFFICFPIGA; encoded by the coding sequence GTGAAGAAAAAGACATTACGCGGTGAATTGTTGATATGGACGTTTATAGCAGGTATCGTTCCGTTTATCGTTGGCAGTTTATATATTGAAAAAACAGTTTCCAAACAGGTCCGGGAGGATTTTGGCGCCTATGCCCAGAGTGTGGTAAGCAAGGTGCATACCCGGATTAATGAAGGTGCCATTAAGCCGGCTTATGAAGCCGTGACGTTATTGGCCGTGGATGAAAATACGGCAAAACTGGCTGATTCTATCGGTAATCAGCAAATAGATAACCTAAATAATAAAAATAATGATATTTATGATGGTTTTATAAAATATACCAATATATTTTCCCAGATTAAAGGGCTTGCTATCGGTACAGAACAGGGAGGTTATTTCGAGTATCCCGATTATTTTACTCAGCTAGGCTATGATCCTCGAACCCGGCCTTGGTATCAGGCGGCATTACAGAAGAGGGGGAAAGCGCTGCTAACGGACCCGTATATTATGCATACCACAGGAGAAATGGTTGTTGCGGTGGCTCATACGGTCGAGCGGCAGGGACGTACTCTGGGTGTGGTGGTAACAGGATGGAATCTAATGGAGTTTCAACGGGAGATTGAAGAGTTAAAAATTGGCTTAAGTGGCTATGTTATGGTTCTAAATGAGAACAATAAAATTATTGTGTCTCCCCGGCATAAAGAATGGTTAATGCATACTCCTGAGGAAGTTGGTTTGCCTGTCGAGATTCTGTCAACAGAGAACGGCAAGATACATCAAGTGAATCTGGAAGGGAAAAAACAACTAATTTGTATAGATACTTCGGAAGAGTCGGGTTGGAGAGTAGTGGCTGTTATGGAGGAAGAAGAATTGCACAAGAAAGTAAGCGCGATTTTGTTTCCCGTTTTGCTTACCTATTTTGCCACACTGGTCAGTATTCTTGGCTTCATTTTTGTAGTGACTCAAAGATATGTAGTGGGACCCATTCGGAGTTTACAGGGGGGGGCTGCCGCAATTGCTGACGGTGATTTAACAGCCCGGGTAAAAAATCAGGAGCACGAAGAATTTGGGATTCTGGCAACGGCATTCAATCATATGGCCGGCGCTTTGCAGGACAGCTTTGCCAAAATACAAGAACAAAATGTTATGCTGTATAAAAGAGAAAAAGAGTTTCAGACCTTGGTGGAAAATGCTCAGGACATTATTTTGCGGATTGACCGTCAGGGGAGAATTACCTATATTAATCCGGTTTTTAGCCTGTATTCTTCGCATCCGGTGGAAGCCTTGTTCGGTCAGAATTTTAAGGCACTGGGCATGCCGGAGCTGTTTCAGAACAAAGTGGAAGCTATGCTGCAAATGGACAAGTCGGGCTTTCAGGAACAGGTATTGGAATTTGGGTTTACTGCCCAAAAAGGATGTGTATATTGGCTGCAGGCCCATATAATTCCGGAATTTTATGACCGGCAGCAACCGGATACCATTCTTTCGGTTATTCGCAACATTACGCAACAACGGGAAATGGAAAAGCAAATAGCCCGTTTGGACAAATTGAGTCTTGTCGGTGAAATGGCCGCCGGGCTGGCCCATGAGGTGCGCAATCCAATGACTACGGTGAGAGGCTTTTTGCAGATGTTGGCCCGCAAACATCCCGATTCGCCCAACATTGCTTACTATGATATCATGATTGCCGAATTGGATCGTACTGATGCTATTATCAAGGAGTACTTGTCGTTGGCCAAAAATAAGGCTATTCACCGGGCACCGGCTAACCTCAATGACATTATCCGGGCAATAGCGCCGCTGATGCAGGCCGACGCGACTATACATAATAAAGAGGTGCGCCTGCAATTGGGAGAAATTCCGGATTTGCTGCTGGATAAGCAGGAAATTCATCAACTGCTGCTCAACATGGTCCGCAATGGCTTGGAGGCCATGCCGGAAAAGGGAGCAGTATGTATTAAAACCTACCGTGAGGAGATGGAAGTCGTGCTGTCGGTAGCCGACCAGGGTACAGGCATCAAAAAAGAAGTACTGGAGCATTTGGGCATACCCTTTCATACAACAAAGGACAATGGCATTGGTCTGGGATTAGCCGTTTGCTATAGTATTGCGGCAAGACATCATGCCAGAATTCATGTGGAGAGTACTAGTCAGGGAACAAGTTTCTTTATTTGTTTTCCTATAGGAGCATAG
- a CDS encoding cupin domain-containing protein: MDKKFIKNIEFATALTLSDLVQYQPGQVISLTLVQNPTTSITVFAFARGEGVSTHSAPGDAMVYLLDGQAEITIGTDKHLVKAGETIVMPANVPHGLEAVEAFKMLLIVIK; this comes from the coding sequence TTGGATAAAAAGTTCATCAAAAACATTGAGTTTGCCACCGCCCTGACCTTGAGCGATCTGGTACAATACCAGCCGGGACAGGTAATCAGCCTGACGCTGGTACAAAATCCCACAACCAGTATTACCGTATTCGCCTTTGCCCGTGGAGAAGGGGTAAGTACCCATTCGGCACCTGGCGACGCCATGGTATACCTGCTCGACGGCCAGGCGGAAATCACTATCGGCACGGACAAACATTTGGTAAAAGCCGGTGAAACCATCGTGATGCCGGCCAATGTTCCCCACGGTCTGGAAGCGGTCGAAGCCTTTAAAATGCTTTTAATCGTAATTAAATAG
- a CDS encoding hexokinase family protein — MSTLQKALDKITAQMTITDEQIEKIAENFRREMVKGLAGGKSSLKMLPSFISTPAGTESGTFLALDFGGTNIRVLLVDLLQDGTFVVREQRIKQLKDEQGQYDYLYSRVPGEVLFDFIADHIAGIAGPESAYSLGHTFSFACAQTAINQATLLHWGKEINVTGVEGVDINTLLAEALVRRGLPGVKPQAITNDTVGTLLTAAYGDPYADIGSICGTGHNTAYLETHMPDRPPMIINIESGFFDAMETTCYDDELDRASEYPGTMRLEKMVAGCYLGNLLRIVARHLLPNGLFATCRQAAEEILEQQGRISSQDISALLSDRSADLAEVAGWLENKLKLTVTSREDRLAMVKMAGVIATRSARLVGATYIGILKHIDPRLEQKHTIAIDGSLYEKLPGYAREIRRMLDGVLKDKAKQVQVRLSKDGSGIGAAIAAAIAVNRQK; from the coding sequence ATGAGCACATTACAAAAAGCGCTGGATAAAATAACGGCACAAATGACGATAACCGATGAACAAATAGAAAAGATAGCGGAGAACTTTCGCCGGGAAATGGTAAAAGGCCTGGCCGGCGGTAAAAGTTCTTTGAAAATGCTGCCGTCGTTTATTTCAACGCCGGCGGGAACTGAGTCCGGCACCTTTTTGGCCTTGGATTTTGGTGGCACTAATATAAGGGTATTGCTGGTGGATTTATTACAGGACGGAACCTTTGTAGTGCGGGAGCAGCGGATTAAACAACTTAAGGATGAGCAGGGTCAGTATGACTATTTGTATAGCAGAGTGCCCGGTGAAGTACTGTTTGATTTTATTGCCGATCATATTGCCGGTATAGCCGGACCGGAGAGCGCCTATTCTTTGGGGCATACGTTTTCCTTTGCCTGTGCCCAGACCGCTATAAATCAAGCGACACTGCTTCACTGGGGAAAAGAAATTAATGTTACCGGCGTAGAAGGGGTTGATATCAACACCCTGCTTGCCGAAGCCTTGGTAAGGCGCGGCTTGCCTGGCGTAAAACCGCAGGCAATTACGAACGATACGGTGGGAACGCTCCTGACCGCCGCCTATGGCGATCCTTATGCCGATATTGGTTCGATCTGTGGTACGGGGCACAATACGGCTTATCTGGAGACCCATATGCCTGATCGGCCGCCCATGATTATTAATATTGAATCAGGTTTTTTTGATGCTATGGAAACGACCTGCTATGATGATGAGCTTGACCGGGCCAGCGAGTATCCGGGTACAATGCGGCTGGAGAAGATGGTTGCAGGCTGCTATTTGGGTAATTTACTGCGAATTGTCGCCCGGCATTTGCTGCCAAACGGGCTGTTTGCCACTTGCCGGCAAGCAGCGGAGGAAATACTGGAGCAACAGGGCCGCATTTCCAGCCAGGATATCTCGGCTTTACTCAGTGACCGGAGCGCCGACTTGGCAGAGGTAGCCGGTTGGTTGGAGAACAAGCTGAAGCTTACGGTTACTTCCCGGGAAGATCGCCTGGCCATGGTCAAGATGGCCGGGGTGATTGCTACCCGGTCAGCCCGGCTGGTAGGGGCGACGTATATCGGTATTCTTAAGCACATTGATCCCCGGTTAGAGCAAAAGCATACTATTGCCATCGATGGTTCGCTATATGAAAAACTGCCGGGGTATGCCAGGGAGATTCGCCGGATGCTTGACGGGGTATTGAAGGATAAGGCAAAACAGGTGCAGGTGAGACTGTCCAAAGACGGCTCCGGTATTGGGGCGGCGATCGCAGCGGCCATTGCCGTTAACCGGCAGAAATAA
- a CDS encoding family 1 encapsulin nanocompartment shell protein: MEFLLRDDAPFSEQQWEKIDSLVVNTARQVLTGRKFIHIYGPLGAGAQSVHIDDYGTVGQGDTDFFGDSDDTDVIKTRGRRFLEIPLLYKDFSIPWRDVEQSKQTGLPLDVATAAGAAAVCARKEDELIFQGNKDLGYEGLATAAGVNTLTKKDWKVGENAFSDIAEALELLAGKGFVGKFALTLSPDLYRQLQRLQPNTGLLEIARVRELLDGQVYQTPALGTNKAVLVCAEPQNLDLVIGQDLITGYLGPEKLNHTLRVLETVLLRIKRKDAIVVFE; the protein is encoded by the coding sequence ATGGAGTTTTTATTACGGGATGATGCTCCTTTCTCCGAACAGCAGTGGGAAAAAATCGACAGTCTTGTCGTGAACACCGCCCGTCAGGTACTGACGGGCCGGAAATTCATCCATATTTACGGGCCGCTGGGCGCCGGTGCGCAAAGCGTACATATTGACGACTACGGCACAGTCGGCCAGGGCGATACCGATTTCTTCGGCGACAGCGACGATACGGATGTGATAAAAACCCGGGGCAGAAGGTTCCTGGAAATCCCCTTGCTTTACAAGGATTTTTCCATTCCCTGGCGTGATGTGGAACAAAGCAAGCAAACAGGACTCCCCCTCGATGTGGCAACAGCCGCCGGCGCCGCCGCTGTCTGTGCCAGAAAGGAAGACGAATTGATCTTCCAGGGCAATAAAGACCTTGGCTACGAAGGCCTTGCCACCGCAGCCGGTGTAAATACGCTGACCAAAAAAGATTGGAAAGTCGGCGAAAATGCTTTTTCTGATATTGCCGAAGCACTGGAGCTGCTGGCTGGCAAAGGCTTTGTCGGCAAGTTTGCTTTAACACTGAGTCCCGATTTATACCGCCAGCTACAACGGCTGCAACCGAATACGGGCTTACTGGAAATTGCCCGCGTAAGAGAACTGCTGGACGGTCAGGTATATCAGACTCCGGCCCTGGGCACCAATAAAGCCGTACTGGTTTGCGCCGAACCGCAAAACCTGGATTTGGTCATTGGCCAGGACCTGATTACCGGTTATCTGGGACCAGAAAAACTGAACCACACACTGCGTGTTTTGGAAACCGTTCTTCTTAGAATCAAACGCAAAGACGCGATTGTCGTTTTTGAATAA